The following proteins are encoded in a genomic region of Variovorax paradoxus:
- a CDS encoding ABC transporter ATP-binding protein, with protein MALLEVKDLHVELQTQRGPAEAVRGIGFTLERGETLGIVGESGCGKSITVQSLMGLLPSTAKVTGSIRFDGTELVGLGEKAMCQIRGNRIGMIFQEPMTALNPVHTIARQVGEPLRLHRGLTGAAARKEVLALLERVGIPDAASRLDAYPHQFSGGQRQRIGIAMALACGPDLLIADEPTTALDVTIQKQILELIQGLVAERGMALILISHDLGVIAQSVSKMLVMYGGSVVESGPTEAVFAERAHPYTQGLFAARPALGAPRGIRLATIRGSVPELIDLPQGCPFAGRCKYTVDACHATRPPPTMLPHDHAVRCIRLEEIAAEGALAP; from the coding sequence ATGGCTCTTCTCGAAGTCAAAGACCTGCACGTCGAACTGCAAACGCAGCGCGGCCCCGCCGAGGCCGTGCGCGGCATCGGCTTTACGCTCGAGCGCGGCGAAACGCTGGGCATCGTGGGCGAATCGGGCTGCGGCAAATCGATCACGGTTCAATCGCTCATGGGTCTGCTGCCTTCCACCGCCAAGGTCACGGGAAGCATCCGCTTCGATGGCACCGAGCTCGTGGGCCTGGGCGAAAAGGCCATGTGCCAGATTCGCGGCAACCGCATCGGCATGATCTTCCAGGAGCCGATGACGGCGCTGAACCCGGTCCACACCATTGCGCGCCAGGTCGGCGAACCGCTGCGCCTGCACCGCGGACTCACGGGCGCCGCCGCGCGCAAGGAGGTGCTGGCACTGCTCGAGCGCGTGGGCATTCCCGACGCGGCCTCGCGGCTCGATGCCTATCCGCACCAGTTTTCGGGCGGGCAGCGCCAGCGCATCGGCATTGCCATGGCACTGGCCTGCGGCCCCGACCTGCTGATTGCCGACGAACCCACCACGGCGCTCGACGTCACCATCCAGAAGCAGATCCTCGAGCTCATCCAGGGCCTGGTCGCGGAGCGCGGCATGGCGCTGATCCTGATTTCGCACGACCTCGGCGTCATCGCCCAGAGCGTCTCCAAGATGCTGGTGATGTACGGCGGCAGCGTGGTCGAGAGCGGCCCGACCGAAGCCGTGTTCGCGGAGCGCGCGCACCCCTACACGCAGGGGCTGTTCGCGGCCCGGCCGGCGCTCGGCGCGCCGCGCGGCATTCGCCTGGCGACCATCCGCGGCAGCGTGCCCGAATTGATCGACCTGCCGCAAGGCTGCCCTTTTGCAGGCCGCTGCAAGTACACCGTCGACGCCTGCCACGCAACCCGGCCGCCGCCCACGATGCTGCCGCACGACCATGCGGTGCGCTGCATCCGGCTCGAAGAAATTGCCGCAGAAGGCGCTCTCGCACCATGA
- a CDS encoding ABC transporter permease, whose product MSAVPIPSAAALKVPGFWRRALRHRSFVLGGVLTLLLLLAAIVSLAWTPWSPYEMDMPNKLKPPSGAHWLGTDTYGRDVASLLLVGARASILVGMIAVGIGLVVGTALGLLAAARRGWVEEAIMRLTDFSLAFPAILSAIMMTAVFGAGIVNAIIAIGIYNIPTFARITRASANAIWSREYVAAARACGKGSFAITMQHVLPNISAVLIVQITIRFAIAILAEAALSYLGLGTQPPQASWGRMLNEAQTMMFQSPLLAVFPGMAIALAVLGLNLLGDGLRDLLDPRLARAR is encoded by the coding sequence ATGAGTGCCGTGCCCATTCCGAGCGCGGCCGCGCTCAAGGTGCCCGGTTTCTGGCGCCGCGCGCTCCGGCACCGCAGCTTCGTGCTCGGCGGCGTGCTGACCTTGCTCCTGCTGCTTGCCGCCATCGTCTCGCTGGCCTGGACGCCGTGGTCGCCCTACGAGATGGACATGCCCAACAAGCTCAAGCCGCCGTCGGGCGCGCACTGGCTGGGCACCGACACCTATGGGCGCGACGTGGCCTCGCTGCTGCTGGTGGGCGCGCGAGCGTCCATCCTGGTGGGCATGATTGCCGTGGGCATCGGCCTTGTGGTCGGCACGGCGCTCGGCTTGCTGGCCGCGGCGCGCCGCGGCTGGGTCGAGGAAGCCATCATGCGGCTTACCGATTTCTCGCTCGCGTTCCCGGCCATCCTGTCGGCCATCATGATGACGGCCGTGTTCGGCGCCGGCATCGTCAACGCGATCATCGCGATCGGCATCTACAACATTCCAACCTTCGCACGCATCACGCGCGCATCGGCCAATGCCATCTGGTCGCGTGAATATGTGGCGGCGGCGCGCGCCTGCGGCAAAGGATCGTTCGCCATCACCATGCAGCATGTGCTGCCCAACATCTCGGCCGTGCTGATCGTGCAGATCACCATCCGCTTCGCGATTGCCATCCTCGCCGAAGCCGCCCTCTCCTACCTCGGCCTGGGCACACAGCCGCCGCAGGCTTCCTGGGGCCGCATGCTCAACGAGGCGCAGACCATGATGTTCCAGTCACCCCTGCTCGCGGTGTTTCCGGGCATGGCCATTGCGCTGGCGGTGCTGGGGCTCAACCTGCTGGGCGACGGTCTGCGCGACCTGCTCGACCCGCGCCTGGCGAGGGCGCGTTAA
- a CDS encoding ABC transporter permease, with translation MSLFILKRLATLIATLIGASVIVFLVLEILPGNAAQLLMGPDAAPEAVAALAAKLGLDQPAWTRYWHWIAGLLTGNLGDSYAYSSPVLDLILERLALTVPLALLAMALTTVLALLVGVTAAARHNKLGDVGLMGLTQVGIAIPNFWFAILLILVFSVQLQWFSAGGFEGWGEGVFAGIKSLLLPALALAVVQAAILARITRSAVLEVMREDFVRTARAKGVSQRAVLWTHVLRNAMIPVVTVMGMQFSELLAGTIVIEKVFYLPGLGRLIFEAIGNRDLIVVRNCVMLLAALVVIVNFVVDVLYAVIDPRIKASDI, from the coding sequence ATGAGCCTGTTCATTCTCAAGCGCCTCGCCACGCTGATCGCCACGCTGATCGGCGCCTCGGTCATCGTGTTCCTCGTCCTGGAGATCCTGCCCGGCAATGCCGCGCAGTTGCTCATGGGCCCCGATGCCGCACCCGAGGCCGTGGCCGCCCTGGCCGCCAAGCTCGGCCTCGACCAGCCCGCCTGGACGCGCTACTGGCACTGGATTGCGGGCCTCTTGACCGGCAACCTGGGCGACAGCTACGCCTACAGCTCGCCGGTGCTCGACCTCATCCTGGAACGGCTTGCGCTCACAGTGCCGCTCGCGCTGCTGGCGATGGCGCTGACCACCGTGCTCGCGCTGCTGGTCGGCGTCACCGCCGCAGCGCGCCACAACAAGCTCGGCGACGTCGGCCTGATGGGCCTCACGCAGGTGGGCATCGCCATTCCCAATTTCTGGTTCGCGATCCTGCTGATCCTCGTGTTCTCGGTCCAACTGCAGTGGTTCTCGGCCGGCGGCTTCGAGGGCTGGGGCGAGGGTGTCTTCGCGGGCATCAAGTCGCTGCTGCTGCCGGCCTTGGCGCTGGCGGTGGTGCAGGCGGCAATCCTTGCGCGCATCACGCGCTCCGCGGTGCTCGAAGTGATGCGCGAAGACTTCGTGCGCACTGCACGGGCCAAGGGCGTTTCGCAGCGCGCCGTGCTCTGGACCCATGTGCTGCGCAACGCGATGATCCCGGTGGTCACCGTCATGGGCATGCAGTTTTCCGAACTGCTGGCCGGCACCATCGTGATCGAGAAGGTGTTCTACCTTCCCGGCCTCGGCCGGCTGATCTTCGAGGCCATCGGGAACCGCGACCTGATCGTGGTGCGCAACTGCGTGATGCTGCTCGCAGCCCTGGTGGTCATCGTGAACTTCGTGGTCGACGTGCTCTACGCCGTCATCGACCCGCGCATCAAGGCGAGCGACATATGA
- a CDS encoding YfhL family 4Fe-4S dicluster ferredoxin, translated as MALMITDECINCDVCEPECPNDAIYMGAEFYEIDPHKCTECVGHFDEPQCVQVCPVACIPIHPEHVESRETLWQKFERLAAAKAAAAAVAPRPPVPSAGA; from the coding sequence ATGGCCCTCATGATCACCGACGAATGCATCAACTGCGATGTCTGCGAGCCCGAGTGCCCGAACGATGCGATCTACATGGGCGCGGAGTTCTACGAGATCGACCCGCACAAGTGCACCGAATGCGTGGGCCACTTCGACGAGCCCCAGTGCGTGCAGGTGTGCCCGGTTGCGTGCATTCCGATTCATCCGGAACACGTGGAAAGCCGCGAGACGCTGTGGCAGAAGTTCGAGCGGCTTGCCGCCGCCAAGGCAGCAGCCGCGGCTGTGGCGCCGCGGCCGCCAGTGCCTTCAGCCGGCGCTTGA
- the pth gene encoding aminoacyl-tRNA hydrolase, translating to MIKLFVGLGNPGPEYEATRHNAGFWWIDALARDWKLNLVPERSYHGLAARANIGGQSVWLLEPQTFMNLSGKSVGALARFFKIAPEEILVVHDELDVVPGQAKLKFGGSHAGHNGLRDIHAQLGTGDYWRLRLGIGHPGVKSEVINWVLKKPLKEQREAIEDAIVRTLHAAPALVAGEMEKATLIIHTSKPPRPKPPRREPGDGGTPAAP from the coding sequence ATGATCAAGCTGTTTGTCGGCCTCGGTAACCCCGGGCCTGAATATGAAGCCACGCGGCACAACGCCGGCTTCTGGTGGATCGACGCCCTGGCGCGCGACTGGAAGCTCAACCTCGTGCCCGAGCGCAGTTATCACGGCCTTGCCGCGCGCGCGAACATCGGCGGGCAGAGCGTGTGGCTGCTCGAGCCTCAAACCTTCATGAACCTGTCGGGCAAATCGGTGGGCGCACTCGCGCGCTTCTTCAAGATCGCGCCCGAAGAAATTCTCGTGGTGCACGACGAACTCGATGTGGTGCCCGGCCAGGCCAAGCTCAAGTTCGGCGGCAGCCACGCGGGCCACAACGGACTGCGCGACATCCATGCACAGCTGGGCACCGGCGATTACTGGCGCCTGCGCCTGGGCATCGGGCATCCCGGCGTGAAGTCGGAGGTCATCAACTGGGTGCTCAAGAAGCCGCTGAAGGAACAGCGCGAAGCCATCGAAGACGCCATCGTGCGCACGCTGCATGCGGCTCCCGCACTGGTGGCGGGCGAGATGGAAAAGGCCACCTTGATCATTCACACGAGCAAACCGCCCCGGCCCAAACCGCCGCGGCGAGAGCCCGGCGATGGAGGCACGCCCGCCGCCCCCTAG
- a CDS encoding 50S ribosomal protein L25/general stress protein Ctc, producing MKFVAFERAKQGTGASRRLRVSGKTPGIVYGGEGQPQLIEIDHNALWHALKKEAFHASILEMELGGATSKVLLRDVQYHPFRQLVQHIDFQRVDAKTRLHMKVPLHFKGEEESDAVKLDHNLVTHVVTELEISCLPADLPEFIEVDLSSLKKNATLHVNDIKLPKGVKFVSHGKSNPVIVSAVPPLVAEEPAPAAEGAAPAEGAAPAAGGKPAAKTAKPAAKK from the coding sequence ATGAAATTCGTCGCTTTTGAGCGCGCCAAGCAGGGCACGGGTGCGAGCCGCCGTCTCCGCGTTTCGGGCAAGACGCCCGGTATCGTCTATGGTGGTGAAGGCCAGCCCCAGCTGATCGAAATCGATCACAACGCGCTGTGGCATGCCCTCAAGAAGGAAGCCTTCCACGCCTCGATCCTCGAAATGGAACTCGGCGGCGCCACCAGCAAAGTGCTGCTGCGCGACGTGCAGTACCACCCGTTCCGTCAACTGGTGCAACACATCGACTTCCAACGTGTCGATGCCAAGACCCGCCTGCACATGAAGGTGCCGCTTCACTTCAAGGGTGAAGAAGAGTCCGACGCCGTCAAGCTCGACCACAACCTCGTGACCCACGTCGTGACCGAACTCGAGATCAGCTGCCTGCCGGCCGACCTCCCGGAGTTCATCGAAGTGGACCTCTCGAGTCTCAAGAAGAATGCCACGCTGCACGTCAACGACATCAAGCTGCCCAAGGGCGTGAAGTTCGTGAGCCACGGCAAGTCGAACCCGGTCATCGTGTCGGCCGTGCCGCCGCTGGTCGCCGAAGAGCCGGCACCTGCCGCCGAAGGCGCAGCACCTGCCGAAGGCGCTGCACCCGCTGCTGGCGGCAAGCCTGCCGCCAAGACGGCAAAGCCCGCCGCGAAGAAGTAA
- a CDS encoding ribose-phosphate pyrophosphokinase, whose translation MQANHPDFMVFTGNANPGLAAEIAHNLGTSLGAARVGRFSDGEVTVEINQNVRARDVFVVQSTCAPTNENLMELLIMVDALKRASAGRISAVIPYYGYARQDRRPRSSRVPISAKVVANLLETVGVERVLTMDLHADQIQGFFDIPVDNIYASPVLLGDLRAKNYEDLIVVSPDVGGVVRARALAKQLNCDLAIIDKRRPKANVSEVMNVIGEIDGRNCVIMDDMIDTAGTLVKAAEVLKERGAKSVYAYCTHPIFSGPAIERITHSALDEVVVTNTIPLSDAALACGKIRQLSVAPLIAETIQRIAKGESVMSLFSDQDNLF comes from the coding sequence ATGCAGGCTAATCACCCTGATTTCATGGTTTTCACCGGCAATGCCAATCCTGGCCTCGCCGCAGAAATTGCGCACAACCTCGGTACCTCGCTGGGTGCCGCGCGCGTTGGACGTTTTTCCGACGGCGAAGTCACCGTCGAAATCAACCAGAACGTCCGGGCGCGCGATGTGTTCGTGGTGCAGTCGACCTGCGCACCGACCAACGAAAACCTGATGGAACTGCTGATCATGGTCGACGCGCTCAAGCGCGCCTCGGCCGGACGAATCAGCGCGGTGATTCCTTACTACGGCTATGCCCGCCAGGACCGCCGCCCGCGCTCGAGCCGCGTGCCGATCTCGGCCAAGGTGGTGGCCAACCTGCTGGAAACCGTGGGCGTCGAGCGCGTGCTCACCATGGACCTTCACGCCGACCAGATCCAGGGTTTCTTCGACATTCCGGTCGACAACATCTATGCATCGCCGGTTCTGCTGGGCGACCTGCGGGCCAAGAACTACGAAGACCTGATCGTGGTCTCGCCCGACGTCGGCGGCGTGGTGCGCGCACGCGCCCTCGCCAAGCAACTGAACTGCGACCTCGCCATCATCGACAAGCGCCGCCCGAAGGCCAATGTCAGCGAGGTCATGAACGTCATCGGCGAAATCGACGGCCGCAATTGCGTGATCATGGACGACATGATCGACACCGCGGGCACGCTGGTCAAAGCGGCCGAAGTGCTCAAGGAGCGGGGCGCCAAGAGCGTCTACGCCTATTGCACGCACCCGATCTTCTCGGGCCCGGCCATCGAACGCATCACCCACTCCGCACTCGACGAAGTGGTCGTGACCAACACCATTCCCCTTTCCGACGCCGCACTGGCCTGCGGAAAGATCCGCCAACTCTCCGTGGCACCGCTGATCGCCGAAACGATCCAGCGCATTGCCAAGGGCGAGTCGGTCATGAGTTTGTTCTCGGACCAGGACAACCTGTTCTGA
- the ispE gene encoding 4-(cytidine 5'-diphospho)-2-C-methyl-D-erythritol kinase, with the protein MKAIYDLPAPAKLNLFLHITGRRDDGYHLLQSVFMLIDWCDTLHVELRRDGQLSREDLTTALPPDDLVLRAARALQTYASPSQGAHIGIAKQVPAQAGMGGGSSDAATCLLALNRLWKLNLPLSRLVEIGLKLGADVPFFLGGRNAWVEGIGEKMRPVTVPAARFAVVKPPEGLETHLIFSAPDLQRATPVAIISGFAADSEQLEAQDLESSAFQVFDFGHNDLQPVAQRLCPAVSDAIEWLGDQGLKARMTGSGSSVFAKMPQGPQEAELAEAPSGWQVRQCSNLAVHPLWGWAT; encoded by the coding sequence ATGAAGGCGATCTACGACCTTCCCGCACCGGCCAAGCTCAACCTCTTCCTGCACATCACCGGCCGGCGCGACGACGGCTATCACCTGCTGCAGTCGGTCTTCATGCTGATCGACTGGTGCGACACGCTCCATGTCGAGCTGCGGCGCGACGGCCAACTGAGCCGGGAAGACCTGACGACCGCGCTGCCGCCCGACGACCTGGTTCTGCGCGCAGCACGGGCGCTGCAGACGTACGCCAGCCCCAGCCAGGGCGCCCATATCGGCATCGCCAAGCAGGTGCCGGCACAGGCCGGCATGGGCGGGGGGTCTTCCGATGCCGCCACCTGCCTGCTGGCGCTGAACCGCCTGTGGAAACTGAACCTGCCCCTGTCGCGCCTGGTTGAAATCGGATTGAAACTGGGCGCCGATGTGCCGTTTTTCCTCGGCGGCCGCAACGCCTGGGTCGAGGGAATCGGTGAGAAAATGCGGCCTGTGACAGTGCCGGCGGCAAGGTTCGCCGTGGTCAAGCCGCCCGAAGGATTGGAAACACATCTAATTTTTTCAGCGCCCGATCTTCAACGCGCCACTCCTGTTGCTATAATCTCGGGCTTTGCTGCAGATAGCGAACAGCTTGAAGCCCAAGACCTCGAAAGCAGTGCTTTTCAGGTTTTCGACTTCGGCCACAACGACCTGCAGCCGGTTGCCCAACGGCTTTGCCCCGCGGTCTCCGACGCCATCGAATGGCTCGGCGACCAAGGACTGAAAGCCCGGATGACCGGCTCCGGAAGTTCGGTATTCGCGAAAATGCCGCAAGGGCCGCAAGAAGCGGAACTGGCCGAAGCCCCCTCGGGCTGGCAGGTTCGTCAATGCAGCAATTTGGCCGTTCATCCACTTTGGGGATGGGCGACCTGA
- a CDS encoding lipoprotein insertase outer membrane protein LolB, which produces MVLAPRLGGGHGSRRALLVAGGVALLSLAGCAQLTGGSSAPGRPDSWSGRMSLRIDSQPVQTFSALFELRGSPEAGELSLTSPIGSTLAQLHWSPGEALLKNGSETRRFDSVDALIEAATGAAIPVVALFAWLAGRDERVPGWRPDLAQIANGRLQATRENPGPTADLRIVFERS; this is translated from the coding sequence ATGGTGCTCGCGCCCAGGCTTGGCGGCGGCCATGGCAGCCGCCGCGCCCTTCTGGTTGCCGGCGGGGTTGCCCTGCTCTCGCTGGCAGGCTGTGCCCAATTGACGGGTGGCTCCTCCGCGCCGGGACGCCCCGACAGCTGGAGCGGCCGCATGTCGCTTCGCATCGACAGCCAGCCCGTGCAAACCTTCTCCGCACTGTTCGAATTGCGCGGCTCCCCCGAAGCGGGCGAGCTGTCGCTCACGAGCCCGATCGGCAGCACCCTGGCTCAACTGCACTGGTCGCCCGGTGAAGCCCTGCTCAAGAATGGCAGCGAAACCCGCCGGTTCGATTCGGTCGATGCGCTGATCGAGGCCGCCACCGGCGCAGCGATCCCCGTGGTGGCGCTGTTCGCCTGGCTTGCGGGCCGCGACGAACGCGTTCCCGGCTGGCGCCCCGATCTGGCGCAGATCGCCAATGGCCGGCTCCAGGCCACGCGCGAAAACCCCGGCCCCACGGCAGACCTGCGCATCGTGTTCGAGCGGTCATGA
- a CDS encoding tetratricopeptide repeat protein produces the protein MIPSPRRHRLAAAASLVLLACAVHAQTSDPAAPNSPAPIIERPAPSRPGTRPAPASAAAKPASEDPVAQSSALTAELFYEILMGEMTTRSGDPGSGYALVLDAARRLRDGKLFQRAVEIALQSRSGDAALAAARAWQETLPNSRDARRIELQILIALNRIGETAELLRAEVAATSQVERPLLMAVIVRNYSRATDKKLAASVVEQALVDELKKPATGGLAWATVGRMRLNAGDTSGALDAAFKGQQIDPASDAPAALALEMIDPGQPLAEPIVTRYLASNPKASPDLRIAYARALVENRRYTDSAAQLQALTAARPELAEPWLLLGSLQAQARQDGAAETSLKRYVELAAAQKDPKDADDRQRGTTQAYLVLSQLAERRKDFTGAERWLARVDSTDDLVVAQTRRAGLLARQGKLPQAREVLRGLPERTPEDKKQKFLAEVQLLRDAKQYQAAYDMLAQASVAAPNDSDLVYDQAMVAEKLNRLDEMERLLRRLIELKPENQNAYNALGYSFADRKIRLDEARTLIQKAVQLAPEDPFIADSMGWVEFRLGNTTEAIRILEAAYKTRPDPEIGAHFGEVLWSVGQKDRAVTIWKEALLSDAENETLQETLKRLRVKP, from the coding sequence ATGATTCCATCGCCCCGCCGACACCGCCTTGCGGCGGCCGCGTCTCTCGTGCTGCTTGCTTGCGCGGTTCACGCGCAAACCTCCGACCCCGCCGCGCCCAACAGCCCCGCGCCCATCATCGAGCGGCCGGCACCGTCCCGTCCGGGAACAAGGCCTGCCCCGGCATCCGCGGCCGCCAAGCCGGCGAGCGAAGACCCGGTGGCGCAGTCCTCGGCGTTGACGGCCGAACTGTTCTACGAAATCCTGATGGGCGAGATGACCACGCGCTCCGGCGATCCCGGCTCGGGCTACGCGCTGGTGCTCGACGCGGCCCGGCGGCTGCGCGACGGCAAGCTGTTCCAGCGCGCAGTCGAGATTGCGCTGCAATCGCGCTCGGGCGACGCCGCGCTGGCGGCCGCCCGCGCCTGGCAAGAAACGCTGCCCAACTCGCGCGATGCACGCCGCATCGAACTCCAGATCCTGATTGCGCTCAACCGCATCGGCGAAACGGCAGAACTGCTGCGCGCCGAAGTCGCGGCCACTTCGCAAGTCGAACGGCCCTTGCTGATGGCGGTGATCGTGCGCAACTACTCGCGCGCTACCGACAAGAAGCTGGCCGCCTCGGTGGTCGAGCAGGCCTTGGTCGACGAACTCAAGAAACCAGCCACCGGCGGACTGGCCTGGGCCACGGTGGGCCGCATGCGCCTGAATGCCGGCGATACCTCCGGCGCCCTGGACGCCGCTTTCAAGGGCCAGCAGATCGACCCCGCGTCCGATGCGCCGGCTGCACTGGCGCTCGAAATGATCGATCCGGGCCAGCCGCTGGCCGAACCGATCGTGACGCGCTACCTCGCCAGCAACCCCAAGGCCTCGCCCGACCTGCGCATCGCCTACGCGCGCGCGCTGGTCGAGAACCGCCGCTACACGGATTCCGCGGCGCAGCTGCAGGCACTGACCGCGGCACGCCCCGAGCTGGCCGAGCCCTGGCTGCTGCTCGGCAGCCTGCAGGCGCAGGCCCGCCAGGACGGGGCGGCCGAAACATCGCTCAAGCGCTATGTCGAGCTTGCCGCGGCGCAAAAGGACCCGAAAGACGCGGACGATCGCCAGCGCGGCACCACGCAGGCCTACCTGGTTCTCTCGCAACTGGCAGAGCGCCGCAAGGACTTCACGGGCGCGGAACGCTGGCTCGCGCGCGTCGACAGCACCGACGATCTCGTCGTCGCGCAGACACGGCGCGCAGGCCTGCTCGCGCGCCAAGGCAAACTGCCCCAGGCACGCGAAGTGCTGCGCGGACTGCCCGAGCGCACGCCCGAGGACAAGAAGCAGAAATTCCTCGCCGAAGTGCAGTTGCTGCGCGACGCCAAGCAATACCAGGCCGCCTACGACATGCTGGCCCAGGCCTCCGTGGCCGCGCCGAACGACAGCGACCTGGTCTACGACCAGGCCATGGTGGCCGAGAAGCTCAACCGTCTCGACGAAATGGAGCGGCTGCTGCGCAGGCTGATCGAGTTGAAGCCCGAAAACCAGAACGCCTACAACGCGCTCGGCTACTCCTTCGCCGATCGCAAGATCCGGCTCGACGAGGCCCGCACGCTGATCCAGAAAGCAGTGCAGCTGGCCCCCGAAGACCCGTTCATTGCGGACAGCATGGGCTGGGTCGAATTCAGGCTGGGCAACACGACCGAGGCCATCCGCATCCTCGAGGCGGCCTACAAGACCCGCCCCGATCCGGAAATCGGTGCGCACTTCGGTGAAGTGCTCTGGTCGGTGGGCCAGAAGGACCGTGCCGTCACGATCTGGAAGGAAGCCCTGCTGAGTGACGCCGAAAACGAGACCCTGCAGGAGACGCTCAAGCGCCTGCGGGTCAAGCCTTGA
- the mutM gene encoding bifunctional DNA-formamidopyrimidine glycosylase/DNA-(apurinic or apyrimidinic site) lyase, translating to MPELPEVEVTRRGFAERIAGARIDAVRIGKPLRWALMVAPEALAGRRVLQVRRRGKYLLIDLDRGLLLLHLGMSGSLRFDAALPPPGVHDHFDLVTGRGTLRLNDPRRFGAVVYVEDEAAPWAIKLLGGLGMEPLGDAFDFDAFHAGLRKRRTAVKQVLLAGDVVVGVGNIYASEALFQAGIRPTLSAARISRPRALKLHAAVREILARAVEKGGSTLRDFSNVDGQNGYFQLEATVYGRAGEPCRVCATPIRQLRQGQRSTYYCPNCQK from the coding sequence ATGCCTGAGCTTCCCGAAGTCGAAGTGACGCGGCGCGGTTTTGCCGAACGCATTGCCGGTGCACGCATCGATGCGGTGCGCATCGGCAAGCCCTTGCGCTGGGCCCTGATGGTCGCGCCCGAGGCACTGGCCGGGCGCCGGGTGCTGCAAGTGCGCCGGCGCGGCAAATACCTGCTGATCGATCTCGACCGCGGTTTGCTGCTGCTGCACCTGGGCATGTCAGGCAGCCTGCGCTTCGACGCGGCACTGCCTCCGCCCGGTGTTCACGATCACTTCGATCTCGTGACCGGCCGCGGCACGCTGCGGCTCAACGACCCGCGCCGCTTCGGCGCCGTGGTTTATGTGGAAGACGAAGCGGCGCCGTGGGCCATCAAGCTGCTCGGCGGGCTGGGCATGGAGCCGCTCGGCGACGCCTTCGACTTCGACGCCTTCCACGCCGGCCTTCGAAAGCGCCGGACCGCGGTGAAGCAGGTGCTGCTCGCGGGCGACGTGGTGGTGGGCGTCGGCAACATCTATGCGTCGGAGGCGCTGTTCCAGGCCGGCATCCGTCCCACCCTGTCGGCCGCGCGCATCAGCCGGCCACGGGCGTTGAAGCTCCACGCGGCGGTGCGGGAGATCCTGGCCCGGGCGGTCGAGAAGGGCGGCAGCACGCTGCGCGATTTCTCCAATGTGGACGGCCAGAACGGTTATTTCCAGCTTGAGGCCACGGTCTACGGCCGGGCCGGCGAGCCTTGTCGGGTCTGCGCAACGCCGATACGGCAGCTTCGCCAAGGCCAGCGTTCCACTTACTATTGTCCAAATTGTCAAAAATAG